Proteins from a single region of Gossypium arboreum isolate Shixiya-1 chromosome 1, ASM2569848v2, whole genome shotgun sequence:
- the LOC108482735 gene encoding uncharacterized protein LOC108482735: MQLGSSYFFTRRSSRGLVSCEEYHEGATVAIPFNWESEPGTPKVKSCEIPRLPPLTPPPSYFYATPKRTSVKQHSKPKLLNTIFPKRLRRKPRVQLSPAASSSSSSSSASSSRSSSPWPRAYSVPSSPISASNLYAGNELPRGELFSGSRAADKEDHEYKYSVSTPCFGCGGGTGPMSRGFCSTMLKALLRDR, encoded by the coding sequence ATGCAATTAGGCAGCTCTTATTTCTTCACCAGACGTTCAAGCAGAGGGTTGGTGTCTTGTGAAGAATACCATGAGGGAGCAACGGTGGCAATTCCATTCAATTGGGAGTCAGAACCTGGCACGCCTAAAGTCAAGTCTTGTGAAATCCCCCGCCTCCCTCCTCTAACGCCCCCACCTTCCTACTTTTATGCCACTCCCAAAAGAACATCTGTTAAACAGCACTCAAAGCCTAAACTTCTTAATACCATCTTCCCTAAGCGTCTCAGGAGAAAACCTCGTGTGCAACTTTCTCCTGCTGcttcttcttcatcatcatcCTCGTCGGCTTCTTCATCGCGTTCATCGTCACCGTGGCCAAGAGCGTATTCCGTGCCATCATCTCCAATAAGTGCATCTAACTTATATGCAGGTAATGAGTTACCAAGGGGAGAACTATTCTCCGGTTCAAGGGCGGCTGACAAGGAAGACCATGAATACAAATACTCCGTTTCAACTCCATGTTTTGGTTGTGGTGGTGGAACAGGTCCTATGTCTCGAGGTTTTTGTTCAACAATGCTCAAGGCATTGCTTAGGGACCGATAA